A section of the Humulus lupulus chromosome 2, drHumLupu1.1, whole genome shotgun sequence genome encodes:
- the LOC133817403 gene encoding uncharacterized protein LOC133817403, with translation MTSQTHSESQDQTLLSKNPDFLQHGDPHVDSLSQSQSSTTLTLESPISSYPDRHQSHQDPGNRQNPLDLDKNDDEDDDPEDLSAPSPRTSESSRAVTALASPGITSVYRRGTKRKKMGNKRRAAQEKKSLQKLEVLKESLKPIPFVPVKSLDFSSHEKLLKRLGLWDFVHMEFDRFIRADLLAQLIANFNHPQRCSYVNGVRVLVNRADLARALKLPVRKLAVSDGGEAKPAATEESIGFLENFVSNWLLLHDDTWMMPNEILNWTKAIKDGSFEKVDWAGMIWFMIEKELMQAPVLSDCYYASHLQRLIKSQREELLLSEQPKVEIDLKEDVVAIKEEEGDHKGDVKMSGEGEGDHKGDVKMPGEGEGDHKGDVKMPGEGEGDHKEDVKMPGEGEGDHKEDVKMPGEGEGGHKEDVKMPGEGEGDHKEDVKMSGEGEGDHKEDVKMSGEGEGDHKEDVKMSGEGEGDHKEDVKMSGEGDLCGQGLEERGQELEESGHELQEQGHEVRESQVLEESIQVLEESCQVLEERGHELEEHNIELSLGQDNMAEKADAEKEQVADVSIMDFEGCKEEEPGQWFMGGKNNMSEFLRQCNNSERKEELDVEDEGKHEAYDLEIGQEEEHQDVVEPEEEEEEEEEEEEMEEQGEQDGCFHFSPKIMGMDGLPSGSLIQSMEAADISLNSGMPLRDPLAGDFLPPRDDTPMTSHFGNGSKRELGMMNDSSHHPHNANKRLRMDSSWDDSKSSSDASSYLDQMIQLSVKVKGVCAEKEQALQEANMNAQILMDEVQKRENIIVHINKANYEEEHKKQMEIYRLERELYLMSNLVDGYKKALKETHRAFAEYRERCPQLDEPLYKDVAGSGGLVISTIELEKQRLKREEEERRIRMEVERRINDFEEWWSCKFARNVESFDEVANKLLNLEHEMKLLKESFASRRMSETSEPARNGLEPVLNDSELAQKVSESAQEDSELALESAQKGSDLTPESAIKGSEPAPESAQRDSEPASEAVQMDSELALEDMEPAQKDSEHAPMDTEPAQIDSELALEPAQNES, from the coding sequence ATGACTTCTCAAACCCATTCTGAGTCTCAAGATCAAACCTTGCTTTCAAAAAACCCTGATTTTCTTCAACACGGTGACCCCCACGTTGACTCACTTTCCCAATCTCAATCCTCTACAACCCTAACCCTAGAATCGCCAATTTCCTCCTACCCAGATCGCCATCAGAGCCACCAAGATCCTGGAAATCGCCAAAACCCTCTTGATCTTGATAAAAACGACGACGAAGACGACGACCCAGAAGATCTTTCGGCCCCATCTCCTCGAACCAGCGAGTCCTCTCGGGCGGTCACTGCCTTAGCTTCACCCGGCATTACCTCTGTCTATCGCCGCGGTACGAAGCGAAAGAAGATGGGTAATAAGAGAAGAGCAGCTCAGGAGAAGAAGTCCTTGCAGAAGCTTGAAGTTCTTAAAGAATCCCTTAAGCCCATTCCCTTTGTGCCCGTAAAAAGTCTGGACTTTTCGAGTCACGAGAAGCTTTTGAAGCGGCTTGGCTTGTGGGATTTCGTTCATATGGAGTTTGATCGGTTTATACGAGCCGATTTGCTTGCTCAATTGATTGCGAACTTCAATCATCCCCAGCGATGTAGCTATGTCAATGGGGTTCGAGTTTTGGTTAACCGGGCCGATTTGGCGCGTGCTTTGAAGCTTCCGGTGAGAAAGTTAGCAGTATCGGATGGAGGCGAGGCGAAGCCGGCAGCGACTGAGGAATCAATTGGGTTCCTTGAGAATTTCGTGTCCAATTGGCTTCTGTTACATGACGATACATGGATGATGCCAAATGAGATCTTGAATTGGACGAAAGCTATTAAAGATGGGAGCTTTGAGAAAGTGGACTGGGCTGGAATGATATGGTTCATGATCGAGAAGGAGTTGATGCAGGCGCCAGTGCTCTCTGATTGTTACTACGCCTCTCACTTGCAGCGCCTGATAAAATCACAGCGCGAAGAGTTGCTTTTGAGTGAACAGCCTAAGGTTGAGATTGATTTGAAGGAGGATGTGGTTGCTATAAAGGAGGAAGAGGGGGATCACAAAGGGGACGTCAAAATGTCTGGGGAAGGTGAGGGGGATCACAAAGGGGACGTCAAAATGCCTGGGGAAGGTGAGGGGGATCACAAAGGGGACGTCAAAATGCCTGGGGAAGGTGAGGGGGATCACAAAGAGGACGTCAAAATGCCTGGGGAAGGTGAGGGGGATCACAAAGAGGACGTCAAAATGCCTGGGGAAGGTGAGGGGGGTCACAAAGAGGACGTCAAAATGCCTGGGGAAGGTGAGGGGGATCACAAAGAGGACGTCAAAATGTCTGGGGAAGGTGAGGGGGATCACAAAGAGGACGTCAAAATGTCTGGGGAAGGTGAGGGGGATCACAAAGAGGACGTCAAAATGTCTGGGGAAGGTGAGGGGGATCACAAAGAGGACGTCAAAATGTCTGGGGAAGGTGATTTGTGTGGCCAAGGATTGGAGGAGCGTGGCCAAGAATTAGAGGAAAGCGGTCATGAATTACAGGAACAGGGCCATGAAGTGAGGGAAAGTCAAGTATTGGAAGAAAGCATCCAAGTATTGGAAGAAAGCTGCCAAGTATTGGAAGAAAGAGGCCATGAATTAGAGGAACACAACATTGAATTGAGTCTTGGGCAGGATAATATGGCTGAGAAAGCTGATGCTGAAAAGGAACAAGTTGCAGATGTAAGCATAATGGATTTTGAGGGATGTAAGGAAGAGGAGCCTGGTCAATGGTTTATGGGTGGGAAGAACAATATGAGTGAGTTTTTGAGGCAATGTAATAACAGTGAACGTAAGGAGGAGTTGGATGTTGAGGATGAAGGGAAACATGAAGCATATGATTTAGAAATAGGACAAGAGGAAGAACATCAAGATGTTGTGGAGccggaagaggaggaggaggaggaggaggaggaggaagagatggaggAGCAAGGAGAGCAGGATGGCTGTTTTCACTTTTCGCCAAAAATCATGGGAATGGATGGTTTGCCTTCAGGAAGCCTCATTCAATCAATGGAAGCAGCTGATATAAGTCTTAATTCAGGGATGCCACTCCGTGACCCTTTAGCAGGGGATTTTCTTCCTCCTAGAGATGATACTCCAATGACATCGCATTTTGGAAATGGTAGCAAGAGGGAGCTTGGAATGATGAATGATAGCTCTCATCACCCGCACAATGCGAATAAGCGCTTGAGGATGGATAGTTCTTGGGATGATAGTAAGTCATCGTCTGATGCCAGTAGTTATTTGGATCAAATGATTCAGTTATCGGTAAAAGTAAAGGGTGTTTGTGCTGAAAAGGAGCAGGCCCTTCAGGAGGCTAACATGAACGCTCAGATATTAATGGATGAGGTGCAGAAGCGGGAAAACATAATTGTACACATAAATAAAGCCAATTATGAGGAGGAACATAAGAAACAAATGGAGATTTATCGGCTTGAACGAGAGCTATATCTAATGAGCAATCTTGTGGATGGTTATAAGAAGGCTCTTAAGGAAACACATAGAGCTTTTGCTGAGTACAGAGAACGCTGTCCACAGCTTGATGAGCCGCTTTATAAGGATGTAGCTGGGTCTGGTGGTCTTGTTATAAGCACCATAGAACTGGAGAAGCAGCGTctcaaacgtgaagaagaagagagaaggatCAGGATGGAAGTTGAGAGGAGGATTAATGACTTTGAAGAATGGTGGTCTTGCAAGTTCGCAAGAAATGTTGAGAGTTTTGATGAAGTGGCCAACAAGTTGTTGAATTTAGAGCATGAAATGAAACTCCTTAAGGAATCTTTTGCAAGCCGCAGGATGTCAGAAACATCAGAACCTGCTAGGAATGGCTTGGAACCTGTTCTAAATGACTCGGAACTTGCTCAAAAAGTCTCGGAATCTGctcaagaagactcagaacttgCTCTAGAATCTGCTCAAAAGGGCTCAGATCTTACTCCAGAATCTGCTATAAAGGGCTCAGAGCCTGCTCCAGAATCTGCTCAAAGGGACTCGGAACCTGCTTCAGAAGCTGTTCAAATGGACTCAGAACTTGCTCTAGAGGACATGGAACCTGCTCAAAAGGACTCAGAGCATGCTCCAATGGACACGGAGCCTGCTCAAATTGATTCAGAACTTGCTCTGGAACCTGCTCAAAATGAGTCGTAA